The following proteins come from a genomic window of Notamacropus eugenii isolate mMacEug1 chromosome X, mMacEug1.pri_v2, whole genome shotgun sequence:
- the LOC140516120 gene encoding uncharacterized protein — protein sequence MSTCSRLSKKKKEKAASVETQEVREEHEVRVEAEESAGVEKKAPCGEVPGSCSGASGPSGSSATSAVQIGSSVQMASPVQISPGSQVGSSVDPGTIVQVKSRGRGRPRRRGLGGSALTRGGLLHEQRQSSPHDLTALDVQISEQEEIIPRGRSRGRPRGSRGRGVRGRGSRGRGRGSRGRGRGSRGRGRPRGGGSSRGQAYPHGQPSPYSHAGSQAQAGPSDEGRPDDQARPTDQAGPRSAQPPGRLPRGKKDMRKYDERGRLIVNGEDLCDCLQRMCVGCFYPCPECQSTKCGPTCRCNREWVYEDITDEGGEVFSTFPFSHAKY from the exons ATGAGTACGTGTTCTCGGTTGtctaagaaaaagaaggagaaggctGCGAGTGTGGAGACCCAGGAGGTCAGAGAAGAGCATGAGGTGAGAGTTGAGGCTGAGGAGAGTGCAGGAGTGGAGAAGAAGGCGCCTTGTGGAGAAGTACCAGGCAGCTGCAGTGGTGCATCAGGTCCCAGTGGTAGCAGTGCCACCTCCGCTGTCCAGATTGGCTCGAGCGTCCAGATGGCATCCCCAGTGCAGATCAGCCCAGGTAGTCAGGTCGGCTCCAGCGTCGACCCTGGCACCATTGTCCAGGTGAAGTCCCGCGGCCGCGGGCGCCCCAGACGCCGTGGGCTCGGGGGCTCTGCCCTCACCAGGGGAGGCCTGCTGCACGAGCAGAGGCAGAGCAGCCCCCATGACCTGACTGCCCTTGATGTCCAGATCAGTGAGCAGGAAGAGATCATCCCCCGTGGGCGAAGCCGAGGCCGCCCGCGTGGCAGCCGTGGGCGTGGTGTGCGTGGGCGCGGCAGCCGTGGGCGTGGGCGCGGCAGCCGTGGGCGTGGGCGCGGCAGCCGTGGGCGAGGCCGCCCCCGTGGTGGAGGCAGCTCCCGGGGCCAAGCCTACCCCCATGGCCAACCCAGCCCCTACAGCCATGCTGGATCTCAGGCTCAAGCAGGGCCCAGTGATGAAGGCAGGCCAGATGACCAGGCCAGGCCCACTGACCAAGCTGGCCCCCGCTCAGCTCAGCCACCTGGGAGGCTCCCACGTGGCAAGAAAGACATGAGGAAATACGACGAGAGAGGCAGGCTGATCGTGAATGGAGAAGACCTCTGCGACTGCCTGCAGAGAATGTGCGTGGGCTGCTTCTACCCGTGCCCCGAGTGCCAGTCCACCAAGTGTGGGCCCACCTGCCGCTGCAACCGAGAGTGGGTTTACGAGGACATTACCGACGAGGGTGGAGAAGTCTTCAGCACCTTCCCGTTTTCCCATGCCAA GTATTAA